One Xiphophorus maculatus strain JP 163 A chromosome 10, X_maculatus-5.0-male, whole genome shotgun sequence genomic region harbors:
- the hpdl gene encoding 4-hydroxyphenylpyruvate dioxygenase-like protein isoform X2 translates to MAVPLRRLHHVSLQASNGLKLAHDLVSKYKFNLFATRLTDRSRQVAFRKGTSVFVVNEGHLQGSVGLNEWPQDGGNGEHSDHLPRVHSEKHKLSNPSYLYDVHTHHPVDSVSNVCFEVEDVERSFKVLRQLGCNFLVPPTTVEDENGLVTYSVVKSVVGNVCHTLIDTTKYRGTFLPGFTITEKDPSLQKEDLSCPVTHFDHITYACPRKSSHQVMGWYGKLFGFQRFFIDGNEDIDEGFVVNQEGVGLRLTAMQYWKCSKAGIALPFPDKKEPDCKFVIAESLPHEGRNQVDTFLEQHRGAGVQHVALYTKNIVSTAHAMAEAGVQFFSPPPAYYTEVCTRLIAIREKEVQKPLYADFLTQLSS, encoded by the exons ATGGCAGTTCCCTTGCGCCGTTTACACCACGTTTCGCTTCAAGCTTCTAACGGGCTGAAGTTAGCCCACGACCTTGTGTCAAAAtacaagtttaatttgtttgccACCAGACTGACTGACAGGTCAAGGCAGGTGGCTTTCCGGAAGGGAACGTCCGTCTTCGTTGTGAATGAGGGACACCTTCAGGGCAGTGTGGGTTTGAATGAATGGCCGCAGGACGGTGGAAACGGTGAACACTCCGATCATCTTCCCCGAGTCCACTCGGAGAAACACAAGCTGAGTAACCCGTCGTATCTTTACGATGTTCACACCCACCATCCGGTGGACTCTGTCAGTAACGTGTGTTTCGAGGTGGAAGATGTGGAAAGGTCGTTCAAGGTGCTCCGCCAACTGGGCTGCAACTTCCTTGTGCCTCCCACGACAGTCGAGGACGAGAATGGTCTCGTCACCTACTCTGTGGTTAAATCGGTTGTGGGAAATGTGTGCCACACGTTGATTGACACGACAAAATACAGAGGGACCTTTTTGCCTGGGTTTACTATCACTGAAAAGGACCCGAGCTTGCAAAAGGAGGACTTGTCTTGTCCAGTTACCCATTTTGATCACATAACTTATGCCTGTCCCAGAAAGTCATCCCACCAGGTCATGGGGTGGTATGGGAAGCTTTTTGGCTTTCAGAGATTTTTCATTGATGG cAATGAAGATATAGATGAAGGTTTCGTGGTGAACCAGGAAGGCGTCGGACTTCGACTCACTGCCATGCAGTACTGGAAGTGCAGCAAAGCGGGCATCGCTCTTCCCTTCCCTGACAAAAAAGAACCCGACTGCAAGTTTGTCATCGCAGAATCACTTCCTCATGAAG GCCGCAACCAGGTGGACACCTTCTTGGAGCAGCACAGAGGGGCAGGCGTCCAGCACGTCGCACTCTACACCAAAAACATTGTCTCTACCGCGCATGCAATGGCTGAAGCTGGAGTCCAGTTTTTCTCCCCTCCTCCTGCATACTACACAGAGGTTTGCACACGCCTTATTGCAATAAGAGAGAAGGAAGTTCAGAAG CCTCTCTATGCAGATTTCCTGACACAGCTCAGCTCATAA
- the hpdl gene encoding 4-hydroxyphenylpyruvate dioxygenase-like protein isoform X1, with protein MAVPLRRLHHVSLQASNGLKLAHDLVSKYKFNLFATRLTDRSRQVAFRKGTSVFVVNEGHLQGSVGLNEWPQDGGNGEHSDHLPRVHSEKHKLSNPSYLYDVHTHHPVDSVSNVCFEVEDVERSFKVLRQLGCNFLVPPTTVEDENGLVTYSVVKSVVGNVCHTLIDTTKYRGTFLPGFTITEKDPSLQKEDLSCPVTHFDHITYACPRKSSHQVMGWYGKLFGFQRFFIDGNEDIDEGFVVNQEGVGLRLTAMQYWKCSKAGIALPFPDKKEPDCKFVIAESLPHEGRNQVDTFLEQHRGAGVQHVALYTKNIVSTAHAMAEAGVQFFSPPPAYYTEVGKQQEIEEAGLDPQRLSEHGILLDTDLQQVPSSQTGCSESRRYLLQVFSKPLFAEDTFFLELIERRGATGFGEGNIRALWRSVQAYMENERRDSQGETVQSAH; from the exons ATGGCAGTTCCCTTGCGCCGTTTACACCACGTTTCGCTTCAAGCTTCTAACGGGCTGAAGTTAGCCCACGACCTTGTGTCAAAAtacaagtttaatttgtttgccACCAGACTGACTGACAGGTCAAGGCAGGTGGCTTTCCGGAAGGGAACGTCCGTCTTCGTTGTGAATGAGGGACACCTTCAGGGCAGTGTGGGTTTGAATGAATGGCCGCAGGACGGTGGAAACGGTGAACACTCCGATCATCTTCCCCGAGTCCACTCGGAGAAACACAAGCTGAGTAACCCGTCGTATCTTTACGATGTTCACACCCACCATCCGGTGGACTCTGTCAGTAACGTGTGTTTCGAGGTGGAAGATGTGGAAAGGTCGTTCAAGGTGCTCCGCCAACTGGGCTGCAACTTCCTTGTGCCTCCCACGACAGTCGAGGACGAGAATGGTCTCGTCACCTACTCTGTGGTTAAATCGGTTGTGGGAAATGTGTGCCACACGTTGATTGACACGACAAAATACAGAGGGACCTTTTTGCCTGGGTTTACTATCACTGAAAAGGACCCGAGCTTGCAAAAGGAGGACTTGTCTTGTCCAGTTACCCATTTTGATCACATAACTTATGCCTGTCCCAGAAAGTCATCCCACCAGGTCATGGGGTGGTATGGGAAGCTTTTTGGCTTTCAGAGATTTTTCATTGATGG cAATGAAGATATAGATGAAGGTTTCGTGGTGAACCAGGAAGGCGTCGGACTTCGACTCACTGCCATGCAGTACTGGAAGTGCAGCAAAGCGGGCATCGCTCTTCCCTTCCCTGACAAAAAAGAACCCGACTGCAAGTTTGTCATCGCAGAATCACTTCCTCATGAAG GCCGCAACCAGGTGGACACCTTCTTGGAGCAGCACAGAGGGGCAGGCGTCCAGCACGTCGCACTCTACACCAAAAACATTGTCTCTACCGCGCATGCAATGGCTGAAGCTGGAGTCCAGTTTTTCTCCCCTCCTCCTGCATACTACACAGAG GTCGGAAAACAGCAGGAAATAGAGGAGGCGGGACTCGATCCCCAGAGGCTTTCGGAGCACGGCATTCTTCTGGATACGGACCTGCAGCAGGTTCCATCGTCACAGACAGGATGCAGCGAAAGCAGAAG ATATCTACTCCAGGTGTTTTCAAAGCCCCTCTTCGCTGAGGATACCTTCTTCCTGGAGCTGATTGAGCGCAGAGGGGCGACGGGTTTTGGCGAAGGGAACATCCGGGCCCTGTGGAGGTCCGTGCAGGCGTACATGGAGAACGAGAGGAGGGATTCTCAGGGAGAGACTGTGCAGTCTGCTCACTAA